The DNA region TTTATAATCCTTTAACAAACGAACCAGGTATTCGGTTACCGGAGTCTTACCGGAGCCGCCAACCACCAGGTTCCCCACACAAATTACAGGCAGGTCAAAACTGGTAGACTTAAACAGCCCGATGTCATAGCATTTATTTCTGCACACCACTACGATGCCGTAAAGGACAGAAAAGGGAAGCAACAGTAAGCGCAGGTATTTTATCATATTCAGCATTCAAAAATAGGAATTATTAAGCGCCTTATAAGTATTACCCGCGTAATAAAAAATTACCTTACCTTTGTAAAAAATAACTTATTATACCATGCTTAAAGGATTTTTTAACGTACCAACCCCTGTTAATGAGCCCATTCTGGGTTATGCCCCCGGAAGTAAAGAACGTGAATTGCTAATGGCCGCTATTGCCGATGCCCGTTCAAAACAAATTGAGATACCAATGCACATTGCAGGTAAGGAAGTACATACCGGCAATAAAGGAAAAGTTACTCCACCACACGATCACCAACATATACTTGGACAATTCAGTAAAGGAGATAAAACTCATGTATCGCAAGCTATTGACGCTGCTTTAGCTGCCAAAGCCGATTGGGAAAACCTGGCTTGGGAGCACCGTGCTGCAATCTTTTTGAAAGCTGCAGATTTAATTGCAGGTCCGTACCGTTATAAACTGAACGCTGCAACCATGCTGGGTCAAAGTAAAAATGCCTATCAGGCAGAGATTGATTCAGCATGTGAGCTGATTGACTTTTTACGCTTTAATGTGAGCTATATGGCCGACATTTATAAGCAACAGCCTCCCGTATCGCCAAAAGGATCATGGAACAGGGTTGAGCAACGCCCGCTTGAAGGTTTTGTGTTTGCCCTTACCCCATTTAACTTTACGGCCATCGCGGGCAACCTGCCAACATCTGCCGCCATGATGGGTAACGTAGTGGTCTGGAAACCGGCAAACACACAGATTTTTGCCGCCAACGTTTTAATGGAGATCTTTAAAGAAGCAGGCTTACCTGCAGGGGTAATTAACCTGGTTTACGTTTCAGGTCCGGATGCAGGTGAAGTAATTTTTAACCACCCTGATTTTGCAGGCATTCACTTTACAGGCTCTACCGGAGTATTCCAGAACATCTGGAAGACCATTGGAAACAACATTCATAAGTTCAAAACCTATCCACGCATTGTAGGCGAAACCGGTGGCAAGGATTTTATCCTGGTGCATGGCTCTGCTGAGGCTGAGGCTTCTAGTACAGCAATTATACGTGGCGCTTTTGAATACCAGGGACAGAAATGCTCTGCTGCTTCACGTGTGTATGTTGCCAAAAGCAT from Pedobacter africanus includes:
- the pruA gene encoding L-glutamate gamma-semialdehyde dehydrogenase, with the protein product MLKGFFNVPTPVNEPILGYAPGSKERELLMAAIADARSKQIEIPMHIAGKEVHTGNKGKVTPPHDHQHILGQFSKGDKTHVSQAIDAALAAKADWENLAWEHRAAIFLKAADLIAGPYRYKLNAATMLGQSKNAYQAEIDSACELIDFLRFNVSYMADIYKQQPPVSPKGSWNRVEQRPLEGFVFALTPFNFTAIAGNLPTSAAMMGNVVVWKPANTQIFAANVLMEIFKEAGLPAGVINLVYVSGPDAGEVIFNHPDFAGIHFTGSTGVFQNIWKTIGNNIHKFKTYPRIVGETGGKDFILVHGSAEAEASSTAIIRGAFEYQGQKCSAASRVYVAKSIWPKVKEFMLRDLATFKMGGTEDFSNFINAVIDENSFDKLAKYIDEAKKDKGVELIAGGGYDKTKGYFIEPTVLVVDDPKYTTMCEELFGPVLTIYVYDDKDFDKVLSIIDTTSIYALTGAVIAQDRYAIEKATHALRNAAGNFYINDKCTGAVVGQQPFGGARGSGTNDKAGSMINLLRWVSPRAIKETFDPPKDYRYPFLG